Below is a genomic region from Pseudomonas sp. JQ170C.
CAAGGTTGGCCCCGGCCCGGGCCAGGACATGGGCAATCCCCAGGCCGATGCCGCTGGTGGAACCGGTGACCACTGCTGTCTTGCCGTTCAGATTCATGGGTTGCTCCTTAGACGATGCCGGTCGCGTAGTACGTGGCGATAACCACGAACACGGCCAGGGTCTTGATCAGGGTAATACCAAAAATGTCCTTGTACGCTTCGCGGTGGGTCAGGCCCGTAACCGCCAGCAGGGTGATCACCGCGCCGTTGTGCGGCAGGGTGTCCATGCCGCCACTGGCCATGGCGGCCACCCGGTGTAGCACCTCAAGGGGAATATTGGCGGCGTTGGCCGCCGCAATGAAGGTGTCGGACATCGCGGCCAGGGCGATGCTCATGCCGCCAGATGCCGAGCCTGTGATACCGGCCAGCAAGGTAACGGTGATCGCTTCGTTGACCAGCGGATTGGGAATCGACTTGAGCGCGTCGGCCAGCACCAGGAAGCCTGGCAACGAGGCGATCACGGCGCCGAAGCCGTATTCGGATGCGGTGTTCATCGCCGCCAGCAATGCGCCGCTGACCGCACTTTTGCTGCCTTCGGCCAGGCGACTCTTGATCGCGCCGAAGCCCGCCACCAGCACCAGCAGGATACCCAGCAACAAGGCTGCCTCAACGGCCCAGATGGCCGTGAGCTTGGCGATCTCGGTTTGCACCGGGGCGCTCATGCCCGGCAGGCTCAGGGTATGGGTCTTGCCGTACCAGGCAGGAATCCAGTGGGTAAACAGCAGGTTCATAACCCCCACGAGCAGCAACGGCGACAGCGCAAGCCAGGGGTTGGGCAGCTTGAGGTCGGCCGCGGTTTCCGGCTCGTTGCGCAGCGCTGTGCCATAGCCTTCGCCGGCGCGCTGGGCCTTGTTGCGCTGGCGTTGCAGGTACAGCATGCCGGTGCAGAACACGAACACCGTGCCGATCAACCCCAGCCACGGCGCGGCCCAGGCGGTGGTGTTGAAGAAGGTGCTGGGGATGATGTTCTGGATCTGCGGGGTGCCGGGCAAGGCGTCCATGGTGAAGGAGAATGCGCCCAGGGCGATGGTCGCCGGGATCAGGCGCTTGGGGATGTTGCTCTGGCGGAACATCTCGGCGGCGAACGGGTACACCGCAAAGACCACCACGAACAGCGACACCCCGCCATAGGTCAGCAAGGCGCACACCAGCACGATCACCAGCATGGCCTGGCGGGTACCCAGCACGCGGATGGCCGCGGCAACGATGGACCGGGAAAAGCCCGACAGCTCGATCAGCTTGCCGAACACGGCGCCGAGCAGGAACACCGGAAAGTACAGCTTGATGAAGCCGACCATCTTCTCCATGAACACGCCGGTAAAGGCCGGGGCGACCGCGGAAGGGTCGGTGAGCAATACCGCGCCGAGGGCGGCGATGGGGGCGAAGAGGATAACGCTATAACCACGGTAAGCAGCCAGCATCAGCAGCGCCAGGGCTGCCAGGGCGATGATCACACTCATCGAGTGTCTCCTTGGGTGCATCTTGTTTTTGTTGGTGGCTGGAGATAGCGGGAATCGTGCCAAGTACCTATGTTGTTGAAATATATGAGAATTTTCGTTCTGCTGAAGAGCTTTGTCTCTGTATTGAGAATCGCGGGGCAAGCCCGCTCCCACAGACGGTAGGAGCGGGCTTGCTCCGCGATCAGTCTCGAATAAGAAACCCAAGTCTCTCTATTGAGACGAAGCCCCGAGCGCAACCAACTTCTTGTACAAGGTCGAACGCCCCAACCCCAGTATCTGCGCGGCCTGCGGCACATTCCCGGCACAGCGCGCGAGGGTGTCCAGCAACAGCTTGCGCTCGAACTCGGCACACGCCTGTTTATAGCTCAACTGCGGCGCCTGCACGGCCAGGGGCGCCAGATTGCCCAGCGCGGCCTGAACATCCTGGGCATGCAGCCGTGGCTGATCCGCCAGCAAGGTCGCGCGCTCCAGCACGTTACGCAGTTCACGGATATTCCCCGGCCAGGCATGCCGGGCCAGCAAGGCCTGGGCGTCAGGGTCCAGCTCATGCTGACTGCCCAGTTCTTCAAGAATCGCCTCGCTCAGGGCCGGCAAGTCATCCAGGCGCTCGCGCAGCGGCGGCACCTGAATCGGCAGTACATTGAGCCGGTAGTACAGGTCGGCACGAAACTCGCCCCGGGCCATGGCTGCCGAGAGGTCGGTGGAGGTGGCGGCAATGATGCGCACGTCGCTGTGCATCATCTGGTTGGAACCCACGGGCTCGTACTCCTTTTCCTGGAGTACCCGCAGCAGCTTGCTTTGCAACGGCAGCGGCATGTCGCCGATCTCGTCCAGGAACAGGGTGCCGCCTTCGGCCAGTTGCAACTTGCCGGGGCGGCCCTTGCGGTCGGCACCGGTGTAGGCGCCGGGGGCGGTGCCGAAGAACTCGGCTTCGAGCAGGGTCTCGGGGATCGCCGCACTGTTGATGCTGACAAAGGCCTTGTGCGCCCGTGACGAGGCCGCATGGATGGCATGGGCCAGCAGTTCCTTGCCGGTGCCGGTCTCACCCAGCAGCAACACGGCCGAATCGCTGCTCGCGCCACGCCGGGCGCGACGCTTGACCTCAAGGCTGGCAGCGCTGGTGCCAATGAACTGGGCAAAGCTGTACTTGGCCTGGCGGGCCCGCAGCAACGAGCGGGTCGAGGCCAGCTCCTGCTGCATGCTGGCGTAGCGCTTGAGCAGGGGCGAGAGGCTGCGCAGTTCGTCGAACAGGGCAAAGCCGATGGCGCCGACCAGCTCACCGTTGCCGTCATGCACCGGCAAGCGCATGACCACCAACGGCTCCTTTGGGGTATCGAGCATGTCGAGGAGGATCGGGCGGCCGTTACTCAAGACCTCGCGCATCAGGCTGCCGGGAATCACGCTTTCGCACGGCTGGCCGATGACGCTGGCGGCGTTCTCCAGGCCAAAGCGCCGGGCATAGCGCTCGTTCATCCAGACGATGCGGGCATCGCGGTCGACAATGAGGGTGCCTTCACTGGACTGCTCGATGATTTCAAACAGTGATCGGATCGCCTGCAGGCGCACCTGCTGGTAATCCTTGAGGCTGTCACTGGCAGGCATGGGCCGCTCCCTGGAGGTCAAAGGCTGGGATTATGCCCGTGGATCGAAGGCTTCGCGCAAGGCATCGCCGATGAACACCAGCAGGGACAGGATCAGCGCCAGCGAGAAAAACGCGGTGAAGCCCAACCAGGGTGCCTGCAGGTTCTGCTTGCCCTGGTTCACCAGTTCGCCCAGCGAGGCGCTGCCGGCGGGCATGCCGAAGCCGAGAAAGTCCAGGGCGGTGAGGGTGGTGATGGCGCCGGTGAGAATGAACGGCAGGAAGGTCAGCGTGGCGTTCATGGCGTTG
It encodes:
- a CDS encoding GntP family permease, whose product is MSVIIALAALALLMLAAYRGYSVILFAPIAALGAVLLTDPSAVAPAFTGVFMEKMVGFIKLYFPVFLLGAVFGKLIELSGFSRSIVAAAIRVLGTRQAMLVIVLVCALLTYGGVSLFVVVFAVYPFAAEMFRQSNIPKRLIPATIALGAFSFTMDALPGTPQIQNIIPSTFFNTTAWAAPWLGLIGTVFVFCTGMLYLQRQRNKAQRAGEGYGTALRNEPETAADLKLPNPWLALSPLLLVGVMNLLFTHWIPAWYGKTHTLSLPGMSAPVQTEIAKLTAIWAVEAALLLGILLVLVAGFGAIKSRLAEGSKSAVSGALLAAMNTASEYGFGAVIASLPGFLVLADALKSIPNPLVNEAITVTLLAGITGSASGGMSIALAAMSDTFIAAANAANIPLEVLHRVAAMASGGMDTLPHNGAVITLLAVTGLTHREAYKDIFGITLIKTLAVFVVIATYYATGIV
- a CDS encoding sigma-54 interaction domain-containing protein gives rise to the protein MPASDSLKDYQQVRLQAIRSLFEIIEQSSEGTLIVDRDARIVWMNERYARRFGLENAASVIGQPCESVIPGSLMREVLSNGRPILLDMLDTPKEPLVVMRLPVHDGNGELVGAIGFALFDELRSLSPLLKRYASMQQELASTRSLLRARQAKYSFAQFIGTSAASLEVKRRARRGASSDSAVLLLGETGTGKELLAHAIHAASSRAHKAFVSINSAAIPETLLEAEFFGTAPGAYTGADRKGRPGKLQLAEGGTLFLDEIGDMPLPLQSKLLRVLQEKEYEPVGSNQMMHSDVRIIAATSTDLSAAMARGEFRADLYYRLNVLPIQVPPLRERLDDLPALSEAILEELGSQHELDPDAQALLARHAWPGNIRELRNVLERATLLADQPRLHAQDVQAALGNLAPLAVQAPQLSYKQACAEFERKLLLDTLARCAGNVPQAAQILGLGRSTLYKKLVALGASSQ